One window of uncultured Erythrobacter sp. genomic DNA carries:
- a CDS encoding arylesterase, translating into MHKRGWSNIGVVGAAPLALALALVACGDAAEDAVPAAEIAEDGQPALPAIPVMGPERKIIAFGDSLFAGYNLDPRDSYPEKLENALRAKGMNADVINAGVSGDTSAAGLQRLEFTLAAQDVPPALFILELGGNDLLRGLSPEETKANLAKMLTILREQKVPVLIMGMRAPPNYGPEFQAQFDAIYRDLAKEYGAALIPFWLEDIYREPALFQADKIHPTADGIERLVASTLDEVEGALPREK; encoded by the coding sequence ATGCACAAGCGCGGTTGGTCGAATATTGGCGTCGTTGGTGCCGCCCCTCTCGCTTTGGCGCTGGCGCTGGTGGCCTGCGGGGACGCGGCCGAGGACGCCGTGCCTGCGGCCGAGATCGCCGAGGACGGCCAGCCCGCGCTCCCGGCGATCCCGGTGATGGGGCCGGAGCGCAAGATCATCGCATTCGGTGACAGCCTGTTTGCCGGCTACAATCTCGATCCGCGCGATTCCTATCCCGAAAAGCTGGAGAACGCGCTGCGGGCCAAGGGGATGAACGCCGATGTGATCAATGCGGGCGTTTCGGGCGATACTTCGGCAGCGGGGTTGCAGCGGCTGGAATTTACACTGGCTGCGCAGGATGTGCCGCCCGCGCTGTTCATTCTGGAGCTGGGCGGGAATGACCTGCTGCGCGGGCTCTCGCCGGAAGAGACCAAGGCGAACCTCGCCAAGATGCTGACGATCCTGCGCGAGCAGAAGGTGCCGGTGCTGATCATGGGGATGCGCGCGCCGCCCAATTACGGGCCGGAGTTTCAGGCGCAGTTCGATGCGATCTACCGCGATCTCGCCAAGGAATATGGCGCGGCGCTGATCCCGTTCTGGCTTGAGGACATTTACCGTGAGCCCGCGCTGTTCCAGGCCGACAAGATTCACCCGACCGCCGACGGGATCGAACGGCTGGTGGCCTCGACGCTCGACGAGGTGGAAGGCGCGTTGCCGCGCGAGAAGTAG
- a CDS encoding TonB-dependent receptor translates to MRSTITGIAGAYRFTLLAGAATFALAMPGTAFAQEQDPEVEAPESSNVIIVTASKREQTLQETPISVSVTSGETLENAQIRDVLDLQTVTPSLRVSQLQSASATTFIIRGFGNGDNNFGIEPSVGVFIDGVFRSRSAAALSDLNMVSRIEVLNGPQSTLFGKNASAGVISVVTKEPEYEFGGVVEASYGNYNAIVVRGEVTGPITDNIAFSLDGSYNKRDGYARIVNLDEELSDRNRWSARGQLLIEPSTDFKVRIIGDYGRIDEVCCQVSTLVAGPSAPAVFAVGGALDTNFFSYNTFLSQVPRNTVDNYGGSIQADWNVGNLTVTSITAYRELKNFLDQDVDFTSADVVTETRDQTVDTFTQELRIASDFDGPINFLLGGFYFDESISQDSRLTTGADTRAFFSLLAGNPQVFNGVEAGLGLPQNSIFSPGPLTAEQFAMDNKSWSVFGTVDFEPVDGLVFTAGFNYTDDKKDFALAQQSFDELSNINLVDAFITGATLQNPNLPDVFTRAQFQALPGAVQQQLLAAATNPTVNPLLGLTPFQFQPPFLNLPNAVEPGRTQDDQFTYLLRAAYEVSNEVNLYASYATGFKASSINLSRDSRPAFGDYIPGPGRSSFGAPASPITNGGLGVANLGTGSRFAGPEKAEVYEIGMKAQWDGFGFNLALFDQTIKGFQSFLFTGTGFQLNNAGEQSVRGFEIDTTINPTDGLVFTFAATHLDPKFNSFDESPVGNLTGARPGGIPAWSLATSATYTLEFGNSGNALVTRLDYAHESNVAINNGLPTFNAGLGNTRIFQRETNLVNASMTLKLENGLEIGAWARNLLDDQYIITVFDGVAQAGTVSGYPSQPRTYGGLVRFRF, encoded by the coding sequence ATGCGTTCGACCATCACCGGCATTGCCGGCGCATATCGATTCACCCTGCTTGCAGGCGCTGCCACCTTTGCCCTGGCCATGCCGGGCACGGCATTCGCTCAGGAGCAGGACCCTGAAGTCGAAGCGCCTGAGAGCAGCAACGTCATCATCGTTACCGCGTCCAAGCGCGAACAGACCCTGCAAGAAACCCCGATTTCGGTGTCGGTGACCAGCGGCGAAACGCTTGAGAACGCGCAGATCCGCGACGTGCTCGATCTGCAAACCGTTACGCCTTCGCTGCGCGTCAGCCAGTTGCAGAGCGCTTCGGCCACCACCTTCATCATCCGCGGCTTCGGCAATGGCGATAACAACTTCGGGATCGAGCCTTCGGTCGGCGTCTTCATCGACGGCGTGTTCCGTTCGCGTTCGGCCGCCGCGCTGTCCGATCTTAACATGGTCAGCCGCATCGAAGTGCTGAACGGCCCGCAATCGACACTGTTCGGCAAGAACGCGTCGGCCGGTGTGATCTCGGTCGTCACCAAGGAGCCCGAGTACGAATTCGGCGGCGTCGTCGAAGCCAGCTATGGCAACTACAATGCAATCGTCGTGCGCGGCGAAGTGACCGGCCCGATCACCGATAACATCGCCTTCTCGCTCGACGGGAGCTACAACAAGCGTGACGGCTATGCCCGCATCGTCAACCTCGATGAGGAGCTTTCGGATCGCAACCGTTGGTCGGCCCGCGGCCAGTTGCTGATCGAGCCGAGCACGGATTTCAAGGTCCGCATCATCGGTGACTACGGCCGGATCGATGAAGTGTGCTGCCAGGTCTCGACCCTCGTGGCCGGCCCCAGCGCGCCTGCGGTGTTTGCTGTGGGCGGTGCGCTCGACACCAACTTCTTCAGCTACAATACCTTCCTCAGCCAGGTTCCGCGCAACACCGTCGACAACTACGGCGGCTCGATCCAGGCGGACTGGAACGTCGGCAACCTGACCGTCACCTCGATCACCGCCTACCGCGAGCTGAAGAACTTCCTCGATCAGGACGTCGACTTCACCAGCGCCGACGTGGTCACCGAAACGCGCGATCAAACGGTCGACACCTTCACCCAGGAATTGCGGATCGCATCGGACTTTGATGGCCCGATCAACTTCCTGCTCGGCGGGTTCTACTTCGACGAATCGATCTCGCAGGACAGCCGCCTGACCACGGGCGCCGATACCCGCGCGTTCTTCAGCCTGCTGGCTGGCAACCCGCAGGTCTTCAACGGCGTCGAAGCTGGCCTTGGCCTCCCGCAGAACTCGATCTTCTCGCCCGGTCCGCTGACCGCCGAGCAATTTGCGATGGACAACAAGTCGTGGTCGGTGTTCGGCACCGTCGATTTCGAGCCGGTTGACGGCCTCGTCTTTACCGCGGGCTTCAACTACACCGACGACAAGAAGGACTTCGCGCTCGCCCAGCAGTCGTTCGACGAACTGTCCAACATCAACCTCGTCGATGCGTTCATCACGGGTGCGACGTTGCAGAACCCGAACCTGCCCGATGTCTTCACCCGCGCGCAGTTCCAGGCTCTGCCCGGTGCAGTTCAGCAGCAGCTGCTCGCTGCGGCCACCAACCCGACTGTCAACCCGCTGCTCGGCCTGACGCCGTTCCAGTTCCAGCCGCCGTTCCTCAACCTGCCCAACGCGGTCGAGCCCGGCCGCACGCAGGATGACCAGTTCACCTACCTGCTGCGCGCTGCCTATGAGGTCTCGAACGAGGTCAACCTCTACGCCAGCTACGCCACCGGCTTCAAGGCGAGCTCGATCAACCTGTCGCGTGATAGCCGTCCGGCGTTTGGGGACTACATTCCCGGTCCGGGCCGCTCGAGCTTTGGCGCTCCGGCCTCGCCGATCACCAATGGCGGGCTGGGCGTTGCCAACCTCGGCACCGGTTCGCGCTTTGCCGGGCCGGAAAAGGCGGAAGTCTACGAAATCGGCATGAAGGCGCAGTGGGACGGCTTCGGCTTCAACCTCGCGCTGTTCGACCAGACCATCAAAGGTTTCCAGAGCTTCCTGTTCACCGGCACCGGCTTCCAGCTGAACAATGCGGGTGAGCAATCGGTTCGCGGCTTTGAAATCGACACCACGATCAACCCGACCGATGGTCTGGTGTTCACCTTCGCGGCGACCCACCTTGATCCGAAGTTCAACAGCTTCGATGAAAGCCCGGTCGGCAATCTGACGGGTGCGCGTCCGGGTGGCATCCCGGCGTGGAGCCTCGCCACCTCGGCGACCTACACGCTTGAGTTCGGCAACAGCGGCAACGCGCTGGTCACCCGTCTCGACTACGCCCACGAAAGCAACGTCGCGATCAACAACGGCCTGCCGACCTTCAACGCTGGTCTGGGCAACACCCGGATCTTCCAGCGTGAAACCAACCTCGTGAACGCGTCGATGACCCTCAAGCTCGAAAACGGGCTGGAAATCGGCGCATGGGCGCGCAACCTGCTCGACGATCAGTACATCATCACGGTGTTCGACGGCGTGGCACAGGCAGGCACGGTCTCGGGCTACCCGAGCCAGCCGCGCACCTACGGCGGCCTGGTGCGCTTCCGCTTCTAA
- the typA gene encoding translational GTPase TypA, translating to MSSALRNIAIIAHVDHGKTTLVDQLFRQSGTFRENQRVEERAMDSGDLEKERGITILAKCTSVEWHGANGDTTRINIVDTPGHADFGAEVERILSMVDGVILLVDSAEGAMPQTKFVTGKALALGLRPIVVVNKIDRPDGRPQEVLDEVFDLFVSLDAADDQLEFPVLYASGRDGYASEDQERREGTLAPLFEKIIEHVRAPGLDPNAKFSFLATLLDRDNFMGRVITGRVQSGTIRVNDPIHAIDMDGKVVEVGRATKLMSFDGLERVPVESAQAGDIIALAGLEKATVANTICDPSVSEPIAAQPIDPPTLAMRFSVNDSPLAGREGSKVTTRIIRDRLLREAETNVAIRVTESEDKDAYEVAGRGELQLGVLIETMRREGFELGISRPRVLFREEGGKRMEPYETVVIDVDDEHSGTVVEKMQRRKADLTEMRPSGLGKTRITFSAPSRGLIGYHGEFLSDTRGTGIMNRLFEKYDAYKGPIEGRINGVLISNGDGEANAYALNMLEERGELFVGPQMKVYQGMIIGENAKPDDLEVNPMKAKQLSNVRSSGKDEAIRLTPPRRMTLEQSIAYIDDDEMVEVTPQSIRLRKAELDPNERKKMRRKKES from the coding sequence ATGTCGTCCGCCCTTAGAAATATCGCGATTATCGCCCACGTTGACCACGGCAAGACCACCCTGGTTGACCAGTTGTTCCGCCAGTCGGGCACCTTCCGCGAGAACCAGCGCGTTGAAGAACGCGCCATGGATTCGGGCGATCTCGAAAAGGAACGCGGGATCACCATTCTCGCCAAGTGCACCAGTGTTGAATGGCACGGCGCCAACGGCGACACCACCCGCATCAACATCGTCGACACCCCCGGCCACGCCGACTTCGGCGCCGAGGTGGAGCGTATCCTCTCGATGGTCGACGGCGTGATCCTGCTGGTCGACAGCGCGGAAGGCGCGATGCCGCAGACCAAGTTCGTGACTGGCAAGGCGCTGGCGCTGGGCCTGCGTCCGATCGTCGTCGTCAACAAGATCGACCGTCCCGATGGCCGCCCGCAAGAAGTGCTGGACGAAGTGTTCGACCTGTTCGTCAGCCTTGATGCCGCTGACGATCAGCTCGAATTCCCGGTGCTCTACGCTTCAGGCCGCGATGGGTATGCCAGCGAAGATCAGGAGCGCCGCGAAGGCACGCTTGCTCCGTTGTTCGAAAAGATCATTGAGCACGTTCGCGCGCCCGGCCTTGATCCCAACGCCAAGTTCAGCTTCCTTGCGACGCTGCTTGATCGCGACAATTTCATGGGCCGCGTCATCACTGGCCGCGTCCAGTCGGGCACGATCCGCGTCAACGATCCGATCCACGCGATCGACATGGACGGTAAGGTCGTCGAAGTCGGCCGCGCCACCAAGCTGATGAGCTTTGACGGGCTGGAGCGTGTGCCAGTGGAATCGGCGCAGGCGGGTGACATCATCGCGCTCGCCGGTCTGGAAAAGGCGACCGTCGCCAACACCATCTGCGATCCTTCGGTGTCCGAGCCGATTGCCGCCCAGCCGATCGACCCGCCGACGCTGGCGATGCGCTTCTCGGTCAACGATTCCCCCCTCGCCGGGCGGGAGGGCAGCAAGGTCACCACCCGCATCATCCGCGACCGTCTGCTGCGCGAGGCCGAGACCAACGTCGCCATCCGCGTCACCGAAAGCGAAGACAAGGACGCCTACGAAGTCGCCGGGCGCGGCGAATTGCAGCTGGGCGTGCTGATTGAAACGATGCGCCGCGAAGGCTTCGAGCTCGGCATCAGCCGCCCGCGCGTGCTGTTCCGCGAAGAAGGCGGCAAGCGCATGGAGCCTTACGAGACCGTCGTGATCGACGTCGATGACGAGCACTCGGGCACGGTTGTCGAGAAGATGCAGCGCCGCAAGGCCGACCTGACCGAAATGCGCCCCTCGGGCCTCGGCAAGACCCGCATCACCTTCTCCGCCCCGTCGCGCGGGCTGATCGGTTATCACGGTGAATTCCTGTCCGACACGCGCGGCACGGGGATTATGAACCGGTTGTTTGAGAAGTACGACGCCTACAAGGGTCCGATCGAAGGCCGCATCAACGGCGTGCTGATCTCCAACGGCGATGGCGAGGCGAATGCCTACGCGCTGAATATGCTGGAAGAGCGCGGCGAGCTGTTCGTTGGCCCGCAGATGAAGGTCTATCAGGGCATGATCATCGGCGAGAACGCCAAGCCGGACGATCTCGAAGTCAACCCGATGAAAGCCAAGCAGCTGTCGAACGTCCGTTCGAGCGGCAAGGATGAAGCGATCCGCCTCACCCCGCCGCGCCGGATGACGCTGGAACAGTCGATCGCCTATATCGATGACGATGAAATGGTCGAAGTGACCCCGCAATCGATCCGCCTGCGCAAGGCCGAGCTTGACCCGAACGAGCGCAAGAAGATGCGCCGCAAGAAGGAAAGCTGA
- a CDS encoding ATP-binding cassette domain-containing protein has product MTSPSLAISARNLTLTLGSNAAPVTILRGIDLDIEQGQVVALLGPSGSGKSSLMAVLSGLERASGGALTVAGADFTNLTEDGLAAARRGRIGIVLQAFHLLPTMTAAENVATPMELAAMPDASPRALAELEAVGLGHRTGHYPTQLSGGEQQRVAIARATAPRPDLIFADEPTGNLDAATGEEIINLLFARRAETGATLLIITHDASLAARCERVLTMADGVIVSDTAGSGA; this is encoded by the coding sequence GTGACAAGTCCCTCTCTCGCAATCAGCGCCCGCAATCTTACCCTCACCCTCGGCAGCAATGCTGCGCCGGTCACGATCTTGCGGGGTATCGACCTCGACATTGAGCAGGGTCAGGTCGTCGCACTGCTCGGCCCGTCAGGTTCGGGCAAAAGTTCGCTGATGGCGGTGCTGTCCGGCCTCGAACGCGCAAGCGGCGGGGCGCTGACCGTGGCGGGCGCGGATTTCACCAATCTGACCGAGGACGGCCTTGCCGCCGCGCGCCGGGGCCGGATCGGGATTGTGCTGCAAGCCTTCCACCTGCTGCCGACCATGACCGCGGCCGAGAATGTCGCCACCCCGATGGAACTCGCCGCCATGCCGGACGCCAGCCCGCGCGCGCTGGCAGAACTGGAAGCGGTCGGCCTCGGCCACCGTACCGGCCACTACCCCACCCAGCTTTCGGGCGGCGAACAGCAACGCGTCGCCATCGCCCGCGCCACCGCACCGCGCCCCGATCTGATCTTCGCCGATGAACCCACCGGCAACCTCGATGCCGCGACGGGCGAGGAGATCATCAACCTTCTGTTCGCCCGCCGTGCCGAGACAGGGGCGACCCTGCTCATCATCACCCATGATGCCAGCCTTGCCGCGCGCTGCGAGCGGGTGCTGACCATGGCGGACGGCGTGATTGTCTCGGACACGGCAGGCAGCGGGGCATGA
- a CDS encoding FtsX-like permease family protein, with product MSLPIGTGWRIARRDLNARFRGLRLLLVCIFLGTAALAAIGTLTNAIERELESSGQELLGGDLEVEVWQRDLRPDERTALSEYGTISSGYRMQAMASTPDAAAPIELKAVDAKWPMFGTLALTDGRTVGAPSGTDAWIAQTALERLGIAVGDSFKVGTVTLRVAGIIQDEPDRLSEGFQLGPTIIVAQDIPTKAGLLQPGSLYQSKHRIAFTNAAQGPDAVEEALTKRFPTAGFDIRTRDRASPGADRFVRQMSDFLTLVGLAALVIAGIGIAGGVSSYLDQRRTSIATLKVLGATSSDIVRIYAMQIGVAALAGSIAGLAAGVLVTPLLAGALQGLLPVESGFIIAPGALALAASYGLLVAFAFAAAPLLRARTFPAMALMRSGIVPLSRDKRALLATALGLAAICALALLTTDQPMLSGGFLLGAGGALVLLAGLGWGIQTLARRLPRPANPLLRSALANIHRPGAPTGALVTALGFGLAAFVLLAAVQSAIDGNIQQRVPQAAPDYFVLDVPPAKEPRFFALIQQDFPKAAIRTVPTMRGAVLAYGPKPTMIRVADLKEIPEGAWALRGERGLTYADTLPEGNHVIEGQWWSPFHKGEPLVSVDADFAKAVGLKVGDYLTIGILGVERTARVANIREIDWESMGFNFALVFSRNAISDAPHNLSATIDLPEGADTAARGKLLRALVKEMPSSSVIEVGGILVEARKLLEQVSLATLAAAAVTVLAGLAVLMGAIAAARAARTYDTVMLRVLGASRRQILLLQLAEYGLLAGVLALVALGLGGGLAWVVITQLFEFDWLPDWGEVLGVLGLGVALVLGFALAGSLPLLRAKPARALREL from the coding sequence ATGAGCCTACCCATCGGCACGGGGTGGCGCATCGCCCGCCGCGATCTCAATGCGCGCTTCCGGGGCCTCAGGCTGCTGCTGGTGTGCATCTTCCTCGGCACCGCGGCGCTGGCGGCAATCGGCACGCTGACCAACGCGATCGAGCGCGAGCTTGAGTCGAGCGGGCAGGAGTTGCTCGGCGGCGACCTTGAGGTCGAGGTGTGGCAGCGCGATCTGCGTCCCGATGAACGCACGGCGCTGAGCGAATATGGCACCATTTCCAGCGGCTACCGGATGCAGGCGATGGCCAGCACCCCCGATGCGGCGGCTCCGATTGAGCTGAAGGCAGTGGATGCCAAGTGGCCGATGTTCGGCACGCTGGCGCTGACCGATGGCCGCACCGTCGGCGCGCCCAGCGGCACCGATGCGTGGATCGCGCAGACCGCGCTCGAACGGCTCGGGATCGCGGTTGGTGACAGTTTCAAGGTCGGCACCGTCACCTTGCGGGTGGCGGGTATCATTCAGGACGAGCCGGACCGCCTTTCCGAAGGCTTCCAGCTCGGTCCGACGATCATCGTTGCGCAGGATATTCCCACCAAGGCCGGGCTGCTGCAACCCGGATCGCTCTACCAGAGCAAGCACCGCATCGCCTTTACCAATGCCGCGCAGGGCCCTGACGCGGTGGAAGAGGCGCTGACCAAGCGCTTCCCGACCGCCGGGTTCGACATCCGCACCCGTGACCGCGCCTCACCCGGCGCGGACCGGTTTGTGCGGCAGATGAGCGATTTCCTGACACTGGTGGGCCTTGCCGCGCTGGTGATTGCGGGCATCGGGATTGCGGGCGGCGTGTCGTCTTACCTCGACCAACGCCGCACCAGTATTGCGACGCTGAAGGTGCTGGGGGCGACCTCCTCCGATATTGTGCGCATCTATGCGATGCAGATTGGCGTGGCGGCACTGGCGGGGAGTATCGCGGGACTGGCGGCGGGGGTGCTGGTCACGCCGCTGCTGGCGGGCGCCTTGCAAGGGCTGCTGCCGGTCGAGAGCGGCTTCATCATCGCGCCGGGCGCGCTGGCGCTGGCGGCGAGTTACGGCTTGCTGGTCGCCTTCGCCTTTGCGGCGGCACCGCTGCTGCGCGCGCGGACGTTCCCGGCGATGGCGCTGATGCGGTCGGGCATCGTGCCCCTGTCGCGGGACAAGCGCGCGCTATTGGCGACCGCGCTGGGCCTAGCCGCGATATGCGCGCTGGCGCTGCTGACCACCGATCAGCCGATGCTGTCAGGCGGGTTCCTGCTGGGTGCCGGCGGCGCGCTGGTGCTGCTGGCGGGGCTTGGCTGGGGCATCCAGACCCTCGCCCGCCGCCTGCCGCGCCCGGCCAATCCGTTGCTGCGGAGCGCGCTCGCCAACATCCACCGCCCCGGTGCTCCCACAGGCGCACTGGTGACGGCGCTGGGCTTCGGCCTTGCTGCCTTCGTGCTGCTCGCCGCGGTGCAGAGCGCGATTGATGGCAATATCCAGCAGCGCGTGCCGCAGGCGGCGCCGGATTACTTCGTGCTCGATGTGCCGCCCGCCAAGGAGCCGCGCTTTTTCGCACTGATCCAGCAGGACTTCCCCAAGGCCGCAATCCGCACCGTGCCGACAATGCGCGGCGCGGTGCTGGCCTATGGGCCTAAGCCGACAATGATCCGCGTGGCTGACCTCAAGGAAATCCCCGAAGGCGCCTGGGCGCTGCGGGGTGAGCGCGGGTTGACCTATGCCGACACCCTGCCCGAGGGCAATCACGTGATCGAAGGCCAATGGTGGAGCCCGTTCCACAAGGGTGAGCCGCTCGTCTCAGTCGATGCCGATTTCGCCAAGGCCGTGGGCCTCAAGGTCGGCGATTACCTCACCATCGGCATCCTCGGCGTGGAGCGCACCGCGCGGGTCGCCAACATCCGCGAGATCGACTGGGAGAGCATGGGCTTCAACTTCGCGCTGGTGTTCAGCCGCAATGCGATTTCGGATGCCCCGCATAACCTGTCGGCGACCATCGACCTGCCCGAAGGCGCCGATACCGCCGCACGGGGCAAGCTGCTGCGGGCGCTGGTGAAGGAGATGCCTTCCTCTTCGGTGATCGAGGTCGGCGGCATTCTGGTCGAGGCGCGCAAGCTGCTCGAACAGGTGAGCCTTGCGACGCTGGCGGCGGCGGCTGTCACAGTGCTGGCGGGTCTCGCCGTGTTGATGGGTGCGATTGCCGCAGCGCGGGCGGCGCGCACTTATGACACGGTGATGCTGCGCGTGCTGGGCGCGAGCCGGCGGCAGATCCTGCTGTTGCAGCTGGCCGAATATGGTCTGCTCGCCGGGGTGCTGGCGCTGGTGGCGTTGGGGCTCGGCGGGGGGCTTGCGTGGGTGGTGATCACCCAGCTGTTCGAGTTCGACTGGCTGCCCGATTGGGGCGAAGTGCTCGGCGTGCTCGGCCTCGGCGTCGCGCTGGTGCTCGGCTTCGCGCTGGCCGGGTCACTGCCGCTCTTGCGGGCGAAACCGGCGCGGGCGCTGCGGGAATTGTAG
- the recF gene encoding DNA replication/repair protein RecF, whose amino-acid sequence MGLSRITLENFRNHAATTLGETAHFNLLVGENGAGKTNLLEALSLLGPGRGLRRANLGDLARRAVPGDPPLPFAIGASLTEAGTVSARIGTYTEEGQPGRRLVRVNSAPASAASLAEWLAMSWLTPAMDGLFTDSAGARRRFMDRMALAIAPDHARRVNALETALRERGKLLDTGGDPRWMDAIEAQAADHGAAVARTRADLVLRLADELSALPPEPFARPALTYLPGGPLDETALGAELARARPRDRAAGRALTGPQRDELQVKMASTSQPAAACSTGEQKAMLIAITLAHGILAAAGRPSVLLLDEVAAHLDPVRRTELFRRLREGKAQVWMTGTELAPFDAIRKEAAIWRVSGGGVERIAQS is encoded by the coding sequence ATGGGCCTCAGCCGGATCACCCTCGAAAACTTCCGCAATCACGCCGCGACGACGCTTGGCGAGACGGCGCATTTCAACCTACTGGTGGGTGAGAACGGCGCGGGGAAGACCAACCTGCTGGAGGCGCTATCGCTGCTCGGGCCGGGGCGCGGGCTGCGGCGCGCGAACCTCGGCGATCTGGCGCGGCGGGCGGTTCCGGGCGATCCTCCCCTGCCCTTTGCCATCGGAGCGAGCCTGACCGAGGCTGGTACCGTGTCGGCGCGGATCGGCACCTATACGGAAGAGGGCCAACCCGGGCGGCGGCTCGTGCGGGTCAACAGCGCGCCCGCCAGCGCGGCGAGCCTTGCCGAATGGCTGGCGATGAGTTGGCTCACCCCGGCAATGGACGGCCTTTTCACCGACAGCGCGGGCGCGCGGCGGCGGTTCATGGACCGCATGGCGCTGGCCATCGCGCCCGATCATGCGCGGCGGGTCAATGCGCTTGAGACCGCGTTACGAGAGCGGGGCAAGCTCTTGGATACGGGCGGCGATCCGCGCTGGATGGACGCGATCGAGGCGCAGGCGGCGGATCACGGCGCGGCGGTCGCGCGGACCCGGGCCGACCTTGTCTTGCGCCTCGCCGACGAACTTTCCGCCCTGCCTCCTGAACCTTTCGCCCGGCCTGCCCTCACCTACCTCCCCGGCGGCCCGCTGGACGAGACCGCCTTGGGCGCCGAACTCGCCCGTGCCCGCCCGCGTGACCGGGCGGCTGGACGCGCGCTCACCGGGCCGCAGCGCGATGAATTACAGGTAAAGATGGCCTCAACCAGTCAGCCTGCCGCCGCCTGTTCGACCGGCGAGCAGAAGGCCATGCTGATCGCCATTACGCTGGCCCACGGCATCCTTGCCGCCGCTGGCCGCCCGAGCGTGCTACTGCTGGATGAGGTCGCCGCGCATCTTGATCCGGTTCGCCGGACAGAGCTGTTCCGGCGGCTGAGGGAAGGCAAGGCGCAGGTCTGGATGACCGGCACCGAACTCGCTCCCTTTGATGCGATCCGCAAGGAAGCTGCGATCTGGAGGGTGTCTGGCGGGGGTGTGGAGCGCATCGCCCAAAGCTGA
- a CDS encoding RDD family protein, translating to MALVRLQTSRSCVLLPRCLDAQLQQEGQHMNFAGFWIRVVAYIIDIIPLAFLAVVLSIITGESLVDPDPTAPIFGVSDLVGLVAGIIYFVGFESSSYQATPGKMALGLIVTDLNGGRISPGKAVGRYFAKILSSLILLIGFIMVAFTERNQGLHDIIAGTLVVKGKPGQVGYDPGVFE from the coding sequence ATGGCGCTTGTTCGTTTGCAGACGTCTCGCAGCTGTGTTCTTTTGCCTAGGTGTTTGGATGCACAATTGCAGCAGGAGGGTCAGCACATGAATTTTGCCGGTTTCTGGATCCGCGTTGTTGCATACATCATCGACATCATTCCGCTGGCATTTCTTGCCGTTGTGCTTTCGATCATCACCGGCGAGTCGCTGGTCGATCCTGATCCGACAGCGCCGATTTTCGGGGTCTCCGATCTGGTGGGTCTCGTTGCAGGCATCATCTATTTCGTCGGTTTCGAGAGTTCGTCATATCAGGCGACCCCGGGCAAGATGGCACTCGGGCTGATTGTGACCGACCTTAACGGTGGGCGGATTAGCCCCGGCAAGGCCGTGGGCCGCTATTTCGCGAAAATCCTGTCCAGCTTGATCCTGCTCATCGGCTTCATCATGGTCGCCTTCACGGAACGAAATCAGGGCCTTCACGACATCATCGCCGGCACACTCGTGGTGAAGGGAAAGCCGGGCCAGGTCGGTTACGATCCCGGCGTCTTCGAATAA
- a CDS encoding outer membrane beta-barrel protein, which produces MSLRYFTPAVGITALMLSSAAFAQEDERYFNGPYISGSIGLESVEDGRGDTIVFDTDQDGTFNDNVNTVAGANAFSPGFCAGTPVSAAAAGCRGNRQNEGYAVRLGYDRHLGDGPIVAGILVEGARPGVEEFTTGFSTTPASYTFGREMDWAVTARARLGISPGEGRALFYATGGAGYARIDHSFSTSNGANSFTPDNERDWQFGWQAGGGAEVMLTRNLGLGIEYLYSRFNDDDYVVAVGPGTAPATNPFLLESGGTDMRLSNDKFDYHALRATVNLRF; this is translated from the coding sequence ATGTCGCTACGTTACTTCACCCCGGCAGTTGGTATAACTGCACTGATGCTTTCGTCCGCTGCCTTTGCGCAGGAAGATGAACGCTACTTTAACGGCCCATACATTTCCGGATCAATTGGTCTTGAATCTGTTGAAGATGGTCGCGGCGATACGATCGTGTTCGATACCGATCAGGACGGTACCTTCAACGACAACGTCAATACGGTGGCAGGCGCTAACGCCTTCTCGCCCGGCTTCTGCGCCGGCACGCCGGTAAGCGCGGCCGCTGCGGGCTGCCGCGGCAATCGCCAGAACGAAGGCTATGCGGTTCGCCTCGGCTATGACCGTCACCTCGGCGACGGCCCGATCGTTGCAGGCATTCTAGTCGAAGGCGCGCGTCCGGGCGTGGAGGAATTCACCACCGGCTTCAGCACCACCCCGGCATCCTACACCTTCGGGCGCGAGATGGATTGGGCTGTGACCGCGCGTGCACGTCTCGGCATTTCGCCGGGCGAAGGGCGCGCCCTGTTCTATGCCACCGGCGGCGCGGGTTATGCGCGCATCGACCACTCGTTCAGCACCAGCAATGGCGCCAATTCCTTCACACCCGACAATGAGCGTGACTGGCAGTTCGGCTGGCAGGCTGGTGGCGGCGCTGAAGTGATGCTGACGCGCAACCTCGGGCTGGGGATCGAGTATCTCTACTCGCGCTTCAACGATGACGATTATGTCGTGGCTGTTGGCCCGGGCACCGCGCCTGCGACCAACCCGTTCCTGCTGGAATCGGGCGGCACCGATATGCGCCTGTCGAACGACAAGTTCGATTATCACGCCCTGCGCGCAACGGTGAACCTGCGGTTCTAG